TGCCGGTACTGTTTGCCGCGGCGGCCAACGTCAAAGGCGTGCGCGCCGCGCAGGGCTTGGCGCGCGTTGCGGGAACGGCCTATGTGGGGCTGCTGGTTGGCCCTGTGCTGATCGGTGGCGTGGCCCAAGCCACGACGCTACCGATTGGACTATCGGTTGTCGCGCTGTGCGCAGCGCTGGTCGCCGTCGTCGGGCCGCGGATCCTAAAACGCGTCGGACTGTGAGCCGGTCCTACCCCTATCGCTTGGAATTTCCGACGCGCTCTGATTCGCGTTAAAAATTAAATAAACCTCATTGCCCAGCGTCCGATGCTCGGCAACCCATCGGCCAGGTTACATCTTCACCACATCCAGCACCGACTTCTTGCCGGCTTTGTAGTGATACAGCGAGATCACGCCGTGTTTGAGGTCGCCCTTCGCATCGAACGTGGTCTCGCCGATCACGCCCTTGTAATCGGTATTCGGCATCGCGGCCAAAATCTTCGCCGGATCGATCGAGTTGGCGCGCTTCATCGCGTCGGCAATGATATACACCGCATCGTAGGTGAACGGCGCATAGAGCTGAATCGACTGGCCAAAGCGCTTTTCATACTTGGCCTGGAACGCCTTACCACCGTCCATCCGCTCGAGCGCCATGCCTGCTTCCGAGCACACAACGTTGCCGGTGGCGTCGCCCGCCAGGTCCGGCAGCTTGTCGGTACACACGCCGTCGCCCGCGAGAATCTTGGCGCGCAAGCCGAGTTGCTTGGCCTGCTTGGCGAACGGACCACCGGTGGCGTCCATGCCGCCGTACATGATCGCATCCGGGTTCTCGCCTTTGATCTTGGTCAGGATCGCGCGGAAGTCCACGGCCTTGTCATTGGTCGCCTCATGCGACATCACCTTCAGGCCGAGCGACTTGGCTGCCTTCTCGAATGCGTTGGCCAAGCCCTGCCCGTACGCCGTCGAGTCATCGACGATCGCCACGGACTTGATCTTTAGGTTCTTGGCCGCGTAATTGGCCAACGCCGGGCCTTGCTGCGCATCGGTCGCCACCACACGATACGTCGTCTTGAAACCCTGTTGGGTGTACGCGGGATGGGTCGCCGCCGGGGAAATCTGCACGATGCCCGCATCGCGGTAGATCTTAGAGGCCGGGATCGACGTACCCGAGTTGAGGTGACCAACCACGCCCACGACCTTGTCGTCGACCAGCTTTTGCGCGACCTGCGTGGCGGTGCGAGGGTCGGCTGCATCATCCTGTGCATCTAACTCGAGCTTGACCTTCTGGCCATGAATGATGAGCCCCTTGACGTTGATTTCCTCGACAGCCAGCCGGGCACCGTTTTCGTTGTCCTTGCCTAGGTGAGCGATACCACCGGTCAACGGCGCGACGTGACCGATCTTGACGATCGTATCCGCCGACGCACTGGTGGCAAAGGCGGCGCACAGCATGGCCGCAGCCCTAACCGGCAGCAACTTGTGAAGCGTGATGGTCATGTCAATCTCCCGTTTCGGTCCCAGAATGTCGGCGCGCCTGCCCCGCGCCAGGTCAGATGTCGAAACACTGACGCGAGCAGCCGCGCCTGATGCATCGTCATGCACTTGACAAGCCTGAACAACACGCGTTCTGAACAAGCAACGTCACCCACTGCGCACCAGTGTAGGCTATCCAATTAATTTAGGGGAATACGTTGAGATCGTGAAAGCCCCACTAACGGCAGACTATTGCTGAATATCAACAAATACACGTCACGGGAAAATCCGTTATTTTTACAACACGTCAACCAGTCATTTGTGCATACCTCGCCGCCGATCGCGTATTCAATTCCAGGCACAGCCGCAACGCGACGCACCGGCGATGCGCGCGCAAAAAATGAAATGGTGGCACACTGATCAACCCTTTCCATTCGGTTCTTTTTAGCGACTTGGAGATCAATGTGACTACGCATTCGACATGGCATGACATTGCCACCGACGACGGAACGTTCCAGGCGTATCTCGCGCTCCCGCATACTGGCAAGGGTCCCGGGATCGTACTGATCCAGGAGATCTTCGGCGTCAATCAGCACATCCGCGAAGTGGCCGACCAGTATGCGGCGGACGGCTACGTGGTATTGGCGCCAGACATTTTCTGGCGCAGCGAGCCGCGAGTCGAACTCGGGTACGAAGACACGGACCGCAGCCGGGGCATCGCGCTGATGCAGCAGGTCGACTTCGGCAAGACGCTGAAGGATCTTGCAGCGACCGCGCAAGCGCTGCATGCGCTACCAGAACAAGATGGCAAGATCGCCGCGATCGGCTACTGCTTCGGCGGGCTGCTCGCCTACAACATGGCCGCGCACGGCTCGGTAGACGCCGCGGTCGCCTATTATGGCGGCGGCATCCAAAACCAGTTGGACCGTGCGGCACAGGTGCATATGCCGATACTGTTTCACTATGCCGAGCAGGACACGAATATCCCGCTATCCGCGGTGGGCCAAGTCAAGGAGCGCTTCACGGGCCGGGACAATGCCCAGTTCCATCTGTACTCGGGCGCACACCACGGCTTCAACTGCCCACATCGCGCGACTTACCAGCAACGCGCAGCCGCGTTGGCTCATGGGCGCACACTGACTTTCCTGGCCGAACACCTGTAGCCGACCGGGCCATAGGATGGGGTGGTAGGCACGCACGCTACCGTGCGCTCTCACGTATCGCGCACTCGACGGCCTGCACGCGCGCCGCATGCACGGCCTCCTTGATGCGGGCCGGCTCGCCGACCATGCGTTGCGCGATGGCGCCGGCGTCGACGCCGCGAGCGGCCATCAGCGCGACGCGCAGTCGTTCGGCCTGCGGATAAGGATGGGACGCAAAATTCAGGCGCCCGCGCAAGTCCGCCTCGCAGGCCTGTAGCGCCTGCGCAAACCGAGCAGGCTTACGTAGTGCGTCGCTGCGCTCGAGCATGCGTACCAGCGCAGCCGCCCCCATCTCCATCACGCGATGGACGTTGCCGTGTTCGCGCGCCACCAACACCGCCAAGTCGCGACAATCGTTGGGAACCCTGAGACGTTCGCACAGCGCAAGGATGTGCTCAACACTACGCGCCTC
This sequence is a window from Mycetohabitans rhizoxinica HKI 454. Protein-coding genes within it:
- a CDS encoding branched-chain amino acid ABC transporter substrate-binding protein, yielding MTITLHKLLPVRAAAMLCAAFATSASADTIVKIGHVAPLTGGIAHLGKDNENGARLAVEEINVKGLIIHGQKVKLELDAQDDAADPRTATQVAQKLVDDKVVGVVGHLNSGTSIPASKIYRDAGIVQISPAATHPAYTQQGFKTTYRVVATDAQQGPALANYAAKNLKIKSVAIVDDSTAYGQGLANAFEKAAKSLGLKVMSHEATNDKAVDFRAILTKIKGENPDAIMYGGMDATGGPFAKQAKQLGLRAKILAGDGVCTDKLPDLAGDATGNVVCSEAGMALERMDGGKAFQAKYEKRFGQSIQLYAPFTYDAVYIIADAMKRANSIDPAKILAAMPNTDYKGVIGETTFDAKGDLKHGVISLYHYKAGKKSVLDVVKM
- a CDS encoding dienelactone hydrolase family protein, which gives rise to MTTHSTWHDIATDDGTFQAYLALPHTGKGPGIVLIQEIFGVNQHIREVADQYAADGYVVLAPDIFWRSEPRVELGYEDTDRSRGIALMQQVDFGKTLKDLAATAQALHALPEQDGKIAAIGYCFGGLLAYNMAAHGSVDAAVAYYGGGIQNQLDRAAQVHMPILFHYAEQDTNIPLSAVGQVKERFTGRDNAQFHLYSGAHHGFNCPHRATYQQRAAALAHGRTLTFLAEHL